The following proteins are co-located in the Nocardia bhagyanarayanae genome:
- a CDS encoding tetratricopeptide repeat protein, which yields MRWEQLVGVTGSGTGSGYLIAPRLVLTSAHVVGEDTTEVTVIRPGRCGVYSAKVAWCGHAGGIDDAALVEVDDPAWMPPQMRPVVWGRIVTQQPGIKCRTWGLPDFAQCEGTATDTEQPTGTLNPGDSYGRQHIIHLIEHPPTALGESPWKGISGAAVYCESLLTGVVATDPAHRDHAALGIVPAYVLLAQPGFREVVEQHCGTVGLQWAPVELQELADHQSPTRAATTPGTPATLLTARRAVVEFRGRDHLLNELRDWVDEPGVGAWLIHGAGGQGKTRLAHHLGTQLAARRWSVLWLDPAIVTAEQLRVLGQVVTPLLVIIDYAEARVPQTGTLFAELVTHVGDRPVKVLLLARTVGEWWTQLGAASDTVGDVTARARVTALPPLNDGPEAREATYRDTVRAMAATLPVLGDPTTVQWEEAAHRVLTQPYRDLGDNTTVLGVQMNALADLLDIGHDSPTSIGRQSLEDRVLEHEHRYWTATATRDGLDSLGMTTLKDALVATIVLAATTSKELEKALARIPDLADQPRLTRTKVQTWLMSLYPGDTHGIYAGPTPDRLAEQLVGRSMLDLTRDSVVESLAAIIDEVEAEHLLTVCTRATAHPSLMPAAGESLTEICVNHPDMLLPAAVRIAPQVENPAPLIAALDRVGVDSRVGIDLLDKLLEAIPPDTQVLAAPAITIGNELIVRLKDLAGTAAADRVKLATVLAKTAQWQRRKDYLGDALASATEAVAINRELNGAQQVDQMAGLAKALTTQAAVLGDLRRYDQSLPAASEAVEIFRGLFGRDPETHLIDFVAALYVLTRQMRESGLGAAAALDTATEGIVMVRSLVEEQRSSTARSRLAACLIAVGVEHYAAGRHTNALEAGAEALDIYRELAESRPDAYAGEHAMALNNMSIFLSAAGRHGDAIQSIEESIEIHRDLATKYPDGNLNYLGSSLQTLAVRYIEQNEFDKAYGPACESLNILRQLAEVNLEAYEPLLGSCLHNFAYILIELGRAPEARESAVQAVDIHRRLSRQNPINDPEALAACLNTLGRIQERTGQLSLALGSVTEAVELQRSVAEDSQSSRSNLAAFLTNLARYRGKAGDRSAGLDAIAEALTIYEGLIIESPGTYDALLDQARRVRDKFDL from the coding sequence GTGCGGTGGGAGCAGTTGGTCGGTGTCACCGGTTCGGGTACGGGGTCGGGTTATCTGATCGCGCCGCGCCTGGTTTTGACCTCGGCGCATGTTGTAGGCGAGGACACCACCGAGGTGACGGTGATACGACCGGGCCGATGCGGTGTGTACTCCGCGAAGGTCGCTTGGTGCGGACACGCGGGCGGCATCGACGATGCCGCTCTCGTCGAAGTCGATGACCCGGCGTGGATGCCACCACAGATGCGACCGGTTGTTTGGGGCCGGATCGTCACTCAGCAACCCGGAATCAAATGCCGGACCTGGGGTTTGCCGGACTTCGCCCAATGTGAAGGCACGGCCACCGACACTGAGCAGCCGACTGGGACCCTCAACCCCGGCGACAGCTACGGCCGCCAGCACATCATCCACCTGATCGAGCATCCACCCACTGCGCTCGGCGAGTCGCCGTGGAAAGGGATCTCAGGGGCCGCTGTCTACTGTGAAAGTTTGTTGACCGGTGTGGTTGCCACCGACCCTGCTCACCGCGACCACGCCGCGCTCGGGATCGTTCCCGCCTATGTCTTGCTCGCCCAACCGGGATTCCGGGAAGTGGTCGAACAGCATTGTGGGACAGTCGGGTTGCAGTGGGCGCCTGTGGAATTGCAGGAATTGGCCGATCACCAATCGCCGACCCGTGCCGCGACCACGCCGGGCACCCCGGCGACGTTGCTGACCGCGCGGCGAGCGGTGGTCGAGTTCCGCGGCCGCGACCATCTCCTGAACGAGTTGCGGGATTGGGTCGATGAGCCTGGGGTGGGTGCGTGGCTGATTCATGGTGCGGGTGGGCAGGGCAAGACCCGTCTGGCTCATCATCTTGGCACCCAACTCGCCGCACGACGCTGGTCGGTACTGTGGCTCGACCCCGCAATCGTCACTGCCGAACAGCTTCGAGTGCTCGGGCAGGTGGTGACACCACTGCTCGTGATCATCGACTACGCCGAGGCCCGGGTTCCTCAGACCGGAACGCTGTTCGCCGAACTCGTCACTCACGTCGGGGACCGCCCGGTCAAAGTGTTGCTACTGGCCCGCACCGTTGGAGAGTGGTGGACCCAATTGGGCGCTGCCAGCGACACGGTCGGCGACGTCACCGCTCGCGCCCGAGTCACTGCTCTACCCCCGCTCAATGACGGTCCCGAGGCCCGTGAAGCGACCTACCGCGACACCGTCCGAGCCATGGCGGCAACTCTGCCTGTGCTCGGTGATCCCACTACGGTCCAATGGGAGGAGGCTGCCCACCGCGTGCTAACGCAGCCATATCGGGATCTCGGAGACAACACAACGGTCCTCGGGGTGCAGATGAACGCGCTTGCTGACCTACTCGACATCGGCCATGACAGCCCTACATCGATAGGGCGACAAAGTCTCGAGGATCGGGTCCTTGAGCACGAACACCGCTACTGGACTGCGACAGCAACCCGCGACGGTCTTGACAGTCTGGGGATGACCACGCTCAAAGACGCCCTCGTCGCCACGATCGTCCTAGCCGCCACTACCAGCAAAGAGCTTGAGAAGGCGTTGGCGCGGATTCCCGACCTTGCCGACCAACCACGCCTTACTCGTACGAAGGTTCAAACCTGGTTGATGAGCCTCTATCCCGGCGATACCCACGGTATCTACGCCGGGCCGACACCCGATCGTCTGGCTGAACAACTTGTCGGACGCTCCATGCTCGACCTGACCCGCGACAGTGTGGTCGAATCCTTGGCCGCCATCATTGATGAGGTCGAGGCCGAACACCTGTTGACAGTGTGCACTCGCGCCACCGCGCACCCCTCCCTGATGCCTGCGGCTGGCGAGAGCCTCACTGAAATCTGCGTTAACCATCCCGACATGCTGCTCCCAGCCGCTGTGCGGATCGCGCCCCAGGTCGAGAACCCCGCGCCGCTGATTGCCGCGCTCGATCGAGTTGGGGTCGACTCGCGAGTTGGCATCGATCTACTCGACAAGCTTTTGGAAGCTATCCCACCCGATACGCAAGTCCTTGCAGCCCCGGCGATCACTATCGGCAACGAGCTCATCGTCCGCTTGAAAGATCTCGCAGGCACCGCGGCAGCCGACCGCGTCAAGCTCGCCACAGTTTTAGCCAAGACGGCGCAATGGCAGCGTCGAAAGGATTACCTGGGTGACGCGCTCGCCTCAGCGACCGAAGCGGTTGCTATCAACAGAGAGCTGAATGGTGCTCAACAAGTAGATCAGATGGCGGGTCTCGCGAAGGCCCTCACAACCCAAGCCGCTGTTCTCGGGGATCTGCGTCGATACGACCAATCATTGCCGGCGGCTAGTGAAGCCGTCGAAATCTTTCGCGGCCTCTTCGGCCGTGATCCAGAGACCCATCTGATCGACTTTGTCGCGGCTCTCTATGTCCTTACCCGCCAGATGAGGGAATCCGGACTAGGTGCGGCGGCGGCGCTCGATACCGCTACCGAGGGGATCGTGATGGTTCGCAGTCTGGTGGAAGAACAGCGGTCAAGCACTGCTCGATCAAGGCTCGCAGCGTGCCTCATTGCCGTCGGGGTCGAACACTATGCCGCCGGACGGCACACCAACGCACTGGAGGCGGGTGCCGAAGCCTTGGATATCTACCGTGAACTGGCCGAAAGTAGGCCAGACGCGTATGCGGGCGAACATGCAATGGCACTTAACAATATGTCAATTTTTCTGAGCGCAGCGGGACGTCACGGCGATGCGATTCAATCGATAGAAGAGTCCATTGAAATTCACCGTGATCTCGCCACGAAGTACCCCGACGGCAATCTTAACTACCTGGGATCCAGCCTCCAAACCCTAGCGGTAAGGTACATCGAACAGAATGAATTCGACAAGGCGTATGGTCCTGCGTGTGAGTCGCTCAATATTTTACGTCAACTGGCAGAAGTAAATTTGGAGGCTTACGAACCTCTTCTTGGTTCATGTCTCCACAATTTCGCGTACATACTCATCGAGTTGGGCCGGGCGCCGGAGGCTCGTGAATCGGCCGTGCAGGCTGTCGATATTCACCGCCGCCTTTCCAGGCAGAATCCAATAAATGATCCTGAGGCGCTTGCTGCATGCTTGAACACCCTTGGACGGATACAAGAGCGCACCGGGCAGCTGAGTTTAGCTCTGGGGTCAGTAACAGAAGCAGTTGAGCTGCAACGCAGCGTCGCGGAAGACAGCCAAAGCTCGCGCTCGAACCTGGCCGCATTCCTCACCAATCTCGCCCGATACCGGGGAAAAGCTGGGGATCGGTCAGCAGGGCTCGATGCCATTGCTGAAGCCCTCACGATCTACGAAGGGCTCATCATCGAGAGCCCGGGCACCTACGACGCCTTACTGGACCAAGCGCGACGTGTTCGCGACAAGTTCGATCTATGA
- a CDS encoding recombinase family protein — protein sequence MAEWFLRHTLEQSWEGFREHTKQGWNIGKACHGYHNEKLPHPVAAKREEGRTKSRLVVDPERAPAVVRIFQLRYDENLAYQVIADRLNTDPDRYPPPQPNSGKRARGRWSGSSVREILINPKYTGHMVWNRRASKKGGALNPPEKWVWAPEPTHEPLITRAVWEAVQQNRTARQGSRMSVKNTHPDTHRTYVLRSFVRHQQCAKRMFGKTRKGYGYYTCQPKLDLVGKPEEYADHPRAVYVREDRLLDCLKTFFNERVFGPDRATLLRHQLHGQSSTKSHDLEQRTTAIEKTLTDITRRQDNLLTELESRPTTIGDELSDAWAERLRRRYTELEQQRRTKNTELETLREQTARQQPDEPALLDHLPRLTLHLARAPGRPATRPVRVIQHQDRLRPPANT from the coding sequence GTGGCTGAATGGTTCCTGCGCCACACCCTCGAACAATCGTGGGAGGGGTTCCGCGAACACACCAAACAGGGCTGGAACATCGGCAAAGCCTGCCACGGCTACCACAACGAGAAACTCCCGCACCCGGTCGCGGCGAAACGCGAGGAAGGGCGCACCAAATCCCGGCTCGTCGTGGACCCCGAACGCGCACCCGCCGTGGTGCGGATCTTCCAGCTACGCTACGACGAGAACCTCGCCTACCAGGTGATCGCGGACCGGCTCAACACCGACCCCGACCGCTATCCGCCCCCGCAACCCAACAGCGGCAAACGCGCGCGGGGCCGCTGGTCGGGGTCATCGGTCCGCGAAATCCTGATCAACCCGAAATACACCGGGCACATGGTGTGGAACCGGCGCGCCAGCAAGAAAGGCGGCGCGCTCAACCCACCCGAGAAATGGGTGTGGGCACCCGAACCCACCCACGAACCCCTCATCACCCGCGCGGTATGGGAAGCGGTGCAGCAGAACCGCACCGCCCGCCAAGGGTCGCGGATGAGCGTGAAGAACACCCACCCCGACACCCACCGCACCTACGTGCTGCGCTCGTTCGTGCGCCATCAGCAGTGCGCCAAACGGATGTTCGGCAAAACACGCAAGGGCTACGGCTACTACACCTGCCAACCCAAACTCGACCTCGTCGGCAAACCCGAGGAATACGCCGACCACCCCCGCGCGGTGTACGTGCGCGAAGACCGGCTCCTCGACTGCCTCAAGACGTTCTTCAACGAGCGGGTCTTCGGCCCCGACCGCGCGACCCTGCTACGCCACCAGCTACACGGACAGTCCTCCACCAAGAGCCACGACCTCGAGCAGCGGACCACCGCGATCGAGAAGACCCTCACCGACATCACCCGACGGCAGGACAACCTGCTCACCGAACTCGAATCCCGTCCCACCACCATCGGCGACGAACTGTCCGACGCCTGGGCCGAACGACTCCGCCGCCGCTACACCGAACTGGAACAGCAACGCCGCACCAAGAACACCGAGCTCGAGACCCTGCGCGAACAGACCGCCCGCCAGCAACCGGACGAACCCGCTCTCCTGGACCACCTGCCCCGGCTGACGCTGCATCTCGCCCGCGCCCCCGGACGTCCTGCAACGCGACCTGTACGAGTCATTCAGCATCAAGATCGTCTACGACCACCGGCAAACACGTGA